Genomic DNA from Anaerohalosphaeraceae bacterium:
CGACTCTGGGCGTCAATGAACCGCTGGCCCGCATCTCCGACCCGGCCCAGGTCGTCGAAAAATGGTATCAATTATCAAATTACAAGGCCTCCCAGATGGCACAGGTCGTCAGCTCGCTGACCGCCGACTACGGCCATGTCACCGCCGATGACTCCACCGGACGCATCTCCGTCATTGACACCGTCGAAAATCTGCGGCGAATCGAACAGGTTATCCAGCAGCTTGATGTCCCCGAATCCGCACAGGCCGTCGAACGCATCTTTGAACTCAAAACCGCCGATCCCATTGAGGTCGTCCAGGTGCTTAATCTCATCCTCGGCCAAACGGCCCAACCCCAGCGGACAGGAGCGGCTCAAACGGGATTCCGCGGCGGCCCCGGAGGCGGGCGCGGACGCGACAGCACTCAAACCGCCGCTCCCGCCGTCGTCATCGGAACCGGAGAAATACCGATTCGGCTGATCGCCATGCCCAAACAGCACTGGATTCTGGCGCGGGCCTCCCGAGCCGATATGCAGACCATCGAATCCTGGATTCAGAAACTCGACATCGGCGAAATGTCGGAGCCCAAGCAGCAGGTCTTCCAGATTCGCTACGCCGACGTCCGCGAAGTCGCCACCATGGTCACCCAGGCCCTGCGCGACATGCCCGGCACCGACCTGACCGCCAACCTCGTCGTCCAGCCCCTGCAGGGCACCAATCAGATTGTCGTCTTCGGCAGCGATGAAAACCGAAAAATCGTCGAAAGACTCATCGCCCAGATTGACCTGCCTAAACAAGACATCTATATCGAACGCACCTTCAAACTCAAACACGCCGACCCCGACCAGATTAAGCAGAATATCGAGGGGCTTTATGAAACGGACGCCGGAACCCTCAGTTCCTACAGCTGGACGACCAGCCGAAGCACCTCACGCACACGAATCATCAATCCGGAGGAAACCGTCAAAGTCATCTCTTATCCGACGCTGCGTCAGGTCACTGTCATTGCCTCCGAAAAAAACATGCAGCGCATTGCCCGACAGATTGAAGAAGAATGGGATATCCCCCTCGACTTGCGCAAAGACCAGTACCGCATTCTCACGCTTCAAAACTCCGACGCTGTGAAAATGGCCGACCTGCTCACCCGCCTGTTCAGCGAGGAATCGCAGTCCGCCGGCTCCCAGTCGCTTCTTCGGATTCTGTTCGGAGAACAGGGACAGTCCAAGAGCAAAATCGTCGGCTCCCTTTACGGAATGCTCACCTTCGAAGCCGTTCCCGACACCAAAAAAATCCTGGTCATCAGCAAAATCCCTGAAGCCTACGATGTCATCGAACAGCTTGTGCAGGATTTGGACGGACAGGAAGGCGCCGAAGTTCCCCGCGTCGTTACACTCAAATACGCCGACGCCGAGCAGCTCAGCGAGCAGCTGAACGCCATTCTCAACGAATCCGGCACCACCGCCACGATTCAGCGTAGCGTGCAGGGGCTCAGCGCCTACAGTACTGAATCCGCCTCTTCAACGGTTACAGAGGCCCAGATGCAGGAATCCGCCGGCACCATCCGGCCCTGGTGGACAACGCAGCGGCAGACGCAGGACCAGATGCCGCCCAGCAATCTGATTGGACGGGTCCGGTTTATCCCGGTGGCCCGCAGCAAGGCCCTGCTGGTTCTGGCCCCGCCGAAGTTTATGGATGACATCCTGAATATGATTGAGCAGCTCGATCAGCCCGGCATGCAGGTGATGATCAAAGTCGTCATTATGGAAATTGACCACAGCGATGTCACCTCCCTGGGCGTGCGGCTGTCGTCTGACCCCAGTGCCTTCGGCACCATCGGCGTCAATGCGATAGATATTCTCAACAACCTGACCGCCACCTATACACGAAAATCCTTCGCCATTTCCGCCGAAAGCAATGCCGACCTGCTCATTGATTTCCTGGTCAAAAACGCCAACGCCAAGATTCTCAACCAGCCCACCCTCTGGACCAAAGACAACGAAGAGGCCCGGTTTGTCAAAGCCCAGAAGGTGGCTTTCATCACCGGCGATTCCTTTGACCGAACCAACACCAACTCCGTGCAGCGCACCTTCGACTTCGAAGATGTCGGCGTCACGCTGCGCATCCGGCCCAACATCACACCGGAAAAGGCCGTTGACATGGCCATTCACCTGAATATCTCCCAGCTTCAGGAGGAAATCGTCAACACCCAGCCGATCCGAAAGAACCTGGACACAATGACCCACATGATTGTCAATGACGGCCAGTCCGTCATCCTCGGCGGTCTGCTCTTCCAGAACGATGTCGATATCGTCCAGAAGGTTCCGCTCCTCGGAGATCTCCCGCTGGTCGGCGGCCTGTTCCGGCACAAAAACAAGATCCTTCAGAATAATGAACTGCTTGTTTTTGTCACCCCCTACGTCATAGACGACCGCGGGCTGGCTCAAATGCCTACAGATACAGAAAAAGAACGAAACCAGCAGGTTTACCAGCCGCATTCAAGAGTAAAAACCCAAATCGAGCAAATGCAGGAAAACGTCCGACGCCGATTTTTCCAGGAGGATGACCTCGAAAACGGAAAACCCAATTGAGGACATAGCAAATCAAAAAGTAGGTTGCCCGAGACGCCTCGGCCTGATAGAATAGCTGCTGAAAAAAGCGGAAACACAGGCAGGTTGAGGAGTGTAGAGACGGTATGACCGATCTGAGCGAGTTTCAGGCGGATTGGGGGCAGATTGACGGAACCCTTCCCTTCAATCCCTACAAAATTCTATTTCTGGTGGCCTGGTTTTTCTTGTGTCTGTATTCCGTCCGCCGCTCCGATGAAAGTCCCCTGATTCTCAATCAATACCGGGCTTTGGCCAATACGGCCGCCCTTTTTGTCGGGCCGGGGGTTCTCTTTGTCCTTTTTGTGGTCGATGTTGTCCAGAAAATTCAGGCCGGAAAACTCACCTGGGCCGAGCTGCCTCGGTACACCCTCGCCGCCGTCTTTCGAACCAACCCTGTCAGCAAAGCCCGCCCCATCACCTCCACCGGCCCGTCCATCGAACTGATGGACACGGCCGGACGCCACTTTGCCGATGTTTACGCACAGCAGTCCTCCGGCAGACGCACCAACCGCGAGATTCTGGACCTGACCGAGCGGCTTATCCTCGAAGGCCTCCAGGGACGGGCTACGGACATCCTCATTGACCCCAAATCGGATGCCGTCTATACCGTCCGCTATCGAATCGACGGCATGCTCCGTGTGCACGAAGAAATCGACGCCAAGGTCTGCAACGCCGTCATCAACAGCATCAAGGCCATCTCCGGCATGGATATTGCTGAAAAACGCCGCCCCCAGGACGGGGCCTTTATGGCCCGCACACCCGACGGCGAAATCTACTTCCGCGTGGCCTCCTCCGGCGTCCTCGGCGGGGAAAAACTGGCCATCCGCGTCCTCGACCAGACCCGCAGTCTGATGTCCCTGGAGGAAATCGGAATGGATGAACGAACCCAGAAGGCCATTCGGAATATCATCCGGCAGCCCTCCGGGATGGTTCTGGTCTGCGGTCCGACCGGCAGCGGAAAAACGACAACCCTCTACGCCATGCTCTCGAATATGAATTTTCAGGAGCGCAACATCGTCACCATCGAGGACCCCATCGAACACGTCCTGCCCCACGCCAGCCAGATTGAAGTCAATGTCAAGGCCGGCGTTACGTTTGCCAATTCCCTGCGAAGCATCCTTCGGCAGGACCCGGATGTCATCTGCATCGGCGAAATCCGCGACGCCGAAACCGCCGCCATGGCCGTCCAGGCCGCCCAGACCGGCCATCTCGTTCTGGCCACGCTTCACGCCTCCAGCAACATGGCCGCCCTCGTGCGGATGATGGATTTGGGCGTGCGTCCGCTCCTGCTGGCCTCAGCGCTGAGCGTCATCATCTCCCAGCGCCTCGTCCGACGGCTCTGTGATGCCTGCAAAGGCCCCGCTGAACTGACCCAAAGCCAGCTTGACTTCTGTCTCCAGAACAACCTTGACCAGACCAAAATTCTTCAGGCCCGCGGCTGCGCTCGATGCGGCGGAACCGGCTATTACGGGCGTATCGCCATTATGGACGTAACCTACATGGACGACAAACTCCGCCATACCCTCGTCAGCGGCACTCTTTCCCCGGCCGACATGAAACAGAAAGGCGACCGGGACTTCTTTGCCACACTCCGCCGCGACGGCATGGCCAAAGTTTTAGCCGGGATAACAACGCTGGAAGAAATCAAGAGGGTTACATCCCACTTAGGAGGCTGATATGGTTTGGGCAGTTGCCGGAATTTTCGCAATTTTGTTTGCCTGGCTGGGCGTCAAAAAAGGCGTTTACACCATGGCCGCCGCCGCCTTCAACTTTCTTCTTTCGGTTTATATCGCCGTTCTTTCAGCCCCGACCCTGCTGAAAAACAACCCTCCCCTTCAGGAGTCCCCCTATTATGCCGCCTTCGCCGTGCTTTTCATGACCGCCGCCTGCTTCACCCTGCTGCAGGGAATCTGCTTTTATCTCTTCCTCCGCGATGCAGACTGTGTTTTTCCGGAGCCCTTCGAAAAAGGCGCCGGCGCGCTGCTGGGACTTCTGATCGGATACATCCTGACGGCGCAGATTTTCCTGGCCGTCTGCATGATGCCGTTTTCCAGACACGAACTCTTTGAACGGTTTGTTTCTCTGGAAAGAACAAAGACCTTCTCCGCCGCCGCCCTGACCAGAGTCTGCCGCGTGATGGCCGGCTGGTCCCTTCAATATCTGGCCGACAAACCCGAAAAAACCATCGGATACCTCCTCTCGCTCGGAGACCCCAAACCGCTTCAGACTCCTTCGCCTGCACAGCCTCCCTCTTCCGGACCTCAAGAACCCTCGACTCCCGCTTCATTCCCACGTCTAAGCGACGAAAGCACTCTCTAACAACACTCGGGAATCCTACCGGCTCTGGGCGGTCCGTTCTGCGGACTCTACGGTATTGTATAAAAG
This window encodes:
- a CDS encoding secretin N-terminal domain-containing protein; amino-acid sequence: MKKTGWIVIILICGLFLIGYWMSARSKPTAPESKTDSAKTESVQTESPSSQANVQRSQASAPTASEQAPSPQNGEPDQPQAEESRRARTFGRRTEGFGGFPGFGERGPRPGEMGRSDPNQFGEELESIQLNDMEMKNILRILADWTNKPVIPVNDEIMQTRITVYSPKRVTRQEALALLVSALHARGVLVDQTGNTIFLKPLAAARIGAVPTLGVNEPLARISDPAQVVEKWYQLSNYKASQMAQVVSSLTADYGHVTADDSTGRISVIDTVENLRRIEQVIQQLDVPESAQAVERIFELKTADPIEVVQVLNLILGQTAQPQRTGAAQTGFRGGPGGGRGRDSTQTAAPAVVIGTGEIPIRLIAMPKQHWILARASRADMQTIESWIQKLDIGEMSEPKQQVFQIRYADVREVATMVTQALRDMPGTDLTANLVVQPLQGTNQIVVFGSDENRKIVERLIAQIDLPKQDIYIERTFKLKHADPDQIKQNIEGLYETDAGTLSSYSWTTSRSTSRTRIINPEETVKVISYPTLRQVTVIASEKNMQRIARQIEEEWDIPLDLRKDQYRILTLQNSDAVKMADLLTRLFSEESQSAGSQSLLRILFGEQGQSKSKIVGSLYGMLTFEAVPDTKKILVISKIPEAYDVIEQLVQDLDGQEGAEVPRVVTLKYADAEQLSEQLNAILNESGTTATIQRSVQGLSAYSTESASSTVTEAQMQESAGTIRPWWTTQRQTQDQMPPSNLIGRVRFIPVARSKALLVLAPPKFMDDILNMIEQLDQPGMQVMIKVVIMEIDHSDVTSLGVRLSSDPSAFGTIGVNAIDILNNLTATYTRKSFAISAESNADLLIDFLVKNANAKILNQPTLWTKDNEEARFVKAQKVAFITGDSFDRTNTNSVQRTFDFEDVGVTLRIRPNITPEKAVDMAIHLNISQLQEEIVNTQPIRKNLDTMTHMIVNDGQSVILGGLLFQNDVDIVQKVPLLGDLPLVGGLFRHKNKILQNNELLVFVTPYVIDDRGLAQMPTDTEKERNQQVYQPHSRVKTQIEQMQENVRRRFFQEDDLENGKPN
- a CDS encoding CvpA family protein is translated as MVWAVAGIFAILFAWLGVKKGVYTMAAAAFNFLLSVYIAVLSAPTLLKNNPPLQESPYYAAFAVLFMTAACFTLLQGICFYLFLRDADCVFPEPFEKGAGALLGLLIGYILTAQIFLAVCMMPFSRHELFERFVSLERTKTFSAAALTRVCRVMAGWSLQYLADKPEKTIGYLLSLGDPKPLQTPSPAQPPSSGPQEPSTPASFPRLSDESTL
- a CDS encoding GspE/PulE family protein, with product MTDLSEFQADWGQIDGTLPFNPYKILFLVAWFFLCLYSVRRSDESPLILNQYRALANTAALFVGPGVLFVLFVVDVVQKIQAGKLTWAELPRYTLAAVFRTNPVSKARPITSTGPSIELMDTAGRHFADVYAQQSSGRRTNREILDLTERLILEGLQGRATDILIDPKSDAVYTVRYRIDGMLRVHEEIDAKVCNAVINSIKAISGMDIAEKRRPQDGAFMARTPDGEIYFRVASSGVLGGEKLAIRVLDQTRSLMSLEEIGMDERTQKAIRNIIRQPSGMVLVCGPTGSGKTTTLYAMLSNMNFQERNIVTIEDPIEHVLPHASQIEVNVKAGVTFANSLRSILRQDPDVICIGEIRDAETAAMAVQAAQTGHLVLATLHASSNMAALVRMMDLGVRPLLLASALSVIISQRLVRRLCDACKGPAELTQSQLDFCLQNNLDQTKILQARGCARCGGTGYYGRIAIMDVTYMDDKLRHTLVSGTLSPADMKQKGDRDFFATLRRDGMAKVLAGITTLEEIKRVTSHLGG